GGCACACGCTCTGGGTCGGCAGGACTTCCATCCAGTCGCGCACCAGCTCCTTGTAGGCGATCCCGACCGGGCGAATCTTGCGGTCCAGGTCGAACAGGCCGAGCTCGTTCACATTGCCGTTGTTCTCACGCAGGGCGGTGTCCCAGTCGACCTGGTCGGTGAGCGAAAACCAGGTAAAACCCACCAGCGGTACGCCGTTGTTGCGCACGCGGAGCACATTGGCCCATTCCTTGCGCAACCACTGCACCGCCTCGTCGCCGCGCGGACCCTGGCAGAGGTTGGTCTCGGTATGCATTACCGGCAGGCGGTAGCGGTTGTAGTACTGGTGGGTGATGACGGCGTAGCCGAAGATCTCGCCCGCCGAGCGCGTCAGGCCGTCGGCCGAGACATAGTGCTCGTTGGTCTGGTAATAATCGTTGCCCATGATGCAGTGGTGCTTCAGATTATTATTCAGGAAAAAGTGGTACTCATCGCGCGTCATGCCGTTGTCGAGCATGTATTCATACATCTCGGAATCGACGCGCCGGCCATAGTTGAGGTCGAGCGACAGGAAGCGCCGCGAATTGTAGAGCTCGGCCGGCCCGATGGCCGCCGGGCTTTCGGCGTGGAAATACTCGGTCGATTCGCTCTGCACGAACAGGGCGTCCGGACGCACCTTCAGGATCGCATGCATGGCCAGGATATTCGCCTTGACCAGATGCTTCATGGCGGTGATGAAGCTGCGGTCGGTGGTCATCTGCTCGTTCCACCAGCCGTACAGGGCCGAGAACAGGGCGCAGATCGACATCTCGTTGATCGGCGTGTACAGCTGCAGCCAGGGATAGCGCCGTGCGAAGGCGCCCGCGTAGTCGGCGAACAGCGCGGGGAAATCGGGATTCTGGAAGTTCCCGATCCAGTCCGGCACGCCGAAGTGGCACAGGTCGACGATCGACGCGACATTGCGCTGGCGCAGGTCGTTAAAGACGAGGTCGGAAAACTCCCAGTCGTAGCGATTCGGACCGAGCCAGGTCCGGTGCAGCGGCGGACCGTAGCGCAGCACCTTCAGGCCAAGTTCCTGCACCAGCTCAAAGTCGGTGCGCCAATGCTTGTAATGACCGCATTTTTCCAGCTCGTCCATGCGGACGCGTCCATTCTCGATGGTCGGATTGCTGTTTTCGATACCGGTAGCGAAGATAAATCCTGGAGACATCGGCCCGCCTCTCATCCTGAACGCGTCGTTTCATTGTAGCCGGGATCGGATTTGCCGTTCCGAACCGTGCGCGCCAGGCATACTGCTGAGTGATAAGCTATGTAATACTTAGACAATATTTCCTGCTGCCATCAGCATGTCCACGCTTACCGCGATCCCGGCCGACGCCCTGCGCGCGCCATCGAAGCTGGCGCCGTCCAACCGCCGGCTGGCCGGAGGCTTGCTGGTATCGCTGCTGCTGCATGCTCTCCTCCTGTCGCTGCAGTTTGGCATACCGGGGCTGCGGGCCGGCTCGGGCGGCCCCTTGCAAGTGGTGCTGGCGCCGCCGCCCGTGACCTTGCCGGCGGCTGTGTCGGCGCCTGTGTCCATGCCTGCCGTGACGCCGGCGCCGCCATTGCCCGGCGCCGCCATCGCGCCACCGGCGGACGTCGCTCCTGCCTCGAAGACCGAGCCGCCGGCGCCACGCAGCGACCGGCCGCAGCCCCACCGCGGATTCAGCTTGCGTGATCCGGCCCCGGCCTTGCCCGCACCGCCGGCGCCCAAGCCAGTTGCGCCGGCCCGGCGTGTGCTGCGGCGCAGGCCTCGTCCACGTGTTCAGCCGCCGAGGGAAGCGCTGCATACCGAAGTCATCGCCCGCCAGATGAGCGAAGACCCCGGCTTCGTCCTGCCGCAGCCGGAACTCCCCGCATTGACGGACGCACAGGAAGCGCCGACGGAGCCCGAGGACAAGGCCTCGCCCGCGCCGCAGCTCGCGCGCCAGGCAGACGAAGAACGCGCTGCTGCGGAGCGCGAGCGCGAACTCGCCCAGCAGCGGGCGGCAGAGGAAGAGAAGCGGGTGGCCGCGCAGCGGGAAGCCGAGCAGGAACGTGCGGACGAAGTGGCGCGGCAGCAGCTGGCCGGGCAGCGCAGGGCGGACGAGCTCGCGCAGCAGCAGGCGGCCGAGCAGCGCCGCAACGAAGCGCTGGCGCGCCAGCAACAGCAGGAACAGCAGCGCGCGCAGCAACTGGCCGAACAGCGCCGGGCGGAAGAATCGGCCCGTCAGCAGCTGGCCGAACAGCAGCGTACACAGCAAGTTGCCGAGCAGCGCCGCGTCGAGGAGCAGGCCCGTCAGGAGTTGGCTGAGAAGCAGCGCGCCCAACAACTGGCCGAGCAGCGCCGTACGGAAGAATTGGCGCGTCAGCAGCTGGCTGAGCAGCAGCGTGCACAGCAGCTCGCCGAGCAACGCCGCGTCGAGGAGCAGGCGCGTCAGCAGTTGGCTGAGCAGCAGCGTGCACAGCAACTGGCCGAGCAGCGCCAGGCCGAAGAACGTGCCCAACAGGCAGCAGCGCGCCAGCGTGCCGAGGAGCTGGTGCGCCAGCAAGCGGCGCAAGCCGAGGCGGCGCAGCGCCTGGCCCGGCAGGAAACAGCGCCCGCCCAGCCCGCCGCCGGCCTGGGCGGCCCGGCGCGCGCCGACAGCGGCGCAGGTTCCGATCTCGGCGCGAGAACGGGCACGGGCAGCGGACTGGGCGCCAGCGCCGGCTCGCGCGGCCTGCCTGGCAGGGATTTCGGTTCGCGCGCCCGCGAACTGCTGCGCGGTATCGACGTCGCGAAAGCCGTGCCGCCAGTCATGCAGGCCGCCGAGCAGGCCCGGCAGGCCGTCCGGCGCGCCCTGGCCGATGCCGCACGGCGCGACGTACCGCTGCGCCTCTACCTAGACAGCGTGCGCCAGAAGATCGAACGCAACGCCATCGTGGGCCGGATGCAGCTGTCCAGCGGTGCGGTGCACACCGATCCCGTGGTCAGCATCGCCATCCGCAGCGATGGCAGCATCGAGGACGTGACCATCCTCCGCTCCAGTGGACGGCCTGACATCGACGAGGTCGTGCGCCGCATCGTCAACCTGAATGCGCGCTACTCGGCCTTTCCGCCCAACGTTGCCGCCAATTACGACGTAATCGAACTGCGCCGGATCTGGACCTTCACCGAGGTCCTGCGCCTGGTGGAAGAGGTACGCTGACCGTCCGGGGCAGCGCAAAGCGTGCTCACTGCTGACCTGAGCCTGCCGTTTGACGTGCATTAAAGCCATTCCGGGTAGGGGGCTTACCCTGACTCTGATCGCCAGAGGCTGGCAGCACATTCAACGGGCAACAAATGAACGCTTCCACTACGCAATTTCTGGCACGCGCCTGCACCGCCGTGCTGGCGCCTGCATTTGCACTCGTTCTGGCAGGCTGCACATCTTCCATTCATTTCCGCTCACAGGACAAGGCCGACGCGGACGAGCCTGCGCCACCGACGGAAATGATCACCGAAAAGCTGATCGCCGCCGAGCGCCAGCAGCACCACGAACAGGCCAACACCGACCTCGAAAAGCTGCTGGTGCCGGACCCGCCGCCGTATGCCATCGGCAGCGGCGACGTGCTGTCGATCGTCGTATGGGACCATCCCGAGCTGGCCGGCAACGCCATGAGCGCAGGCGCGCTCCCGCCCGATCCGAGCGGCGCCAACGCCGCGGCGCCCGGCTTCGTGGTCGACCACCAGGGCCGCATCCAGTTTCCGCTGATCGGGATGGTTGCCGTCGACGGCATGACCGAGGAGCAGGCGCGGGCGCTGCTGACGACGAAGCTGGCGAAATACCTGGCCAACCCGAACCTCACGCTGCGGGTGCAGGCGTACCGGAGCAAGCGCGTGTACGTCGATGGCGAGGTCAAGTCGCCCGGCCTGCAGGCCATCAACGACATTCCGATGACCCTGGTCGAAGCGATCAACCGTTCGGGCGGCCTGCTGCCCAGCGCCGACCAGAGCCGCATCGTGCTGGAGCGCGGCAAGCAGCGCTACCGCGTGAACCTGCGCGACCTCGTGCAGAAGGGCATCAACCCCGGCCTCGTCATGCTGGCGCCGGGAGACGTGGTGCGCGTGCACTCGCGCGACGAGAGCAAGGTCTTCGTTTCCGGCGAAGTCCTGACGCCGAAAGCCCTGACGATGCACGACGGCCGCCTGACCCTCAACGAGGCGCTCGGCGAGAGCGGCGGCATCAGCCCGCTGAGCGGTGACGCTCGCCAGGTCTACGTGGTGCGCAAGAACGCCGACCGCACCCGCGTGTTCCAACTCGACGCCCGCGTCGCCGGCTCGCTCGCGATGGCCGAGTCCTTCGAACTGCAGCCGAAAGACATCGTCTACGTGGCCGCTACACCGCTGGCCAACTGGAACCGCAACCTGAGCCTGCTGATTCCGGGCGCGCTGACGTCGGCGGTGAGCGCGACCACCAGGCCTTGATCAAATGCACGGAGCATGACTTCATGAATATCCATGGCGAACCGAATTCCCTGAGCCGCGTCGTCCACCCCAGCCCCATCGCCGGCATTCCCTTCGATGCCCGTACCGTCGAGGGCTCGCCCGACGAGCCGGCGTTCGACCTCAAGGGCTATTTCCACACGCTCTACGACAACCGCTGGCTGATCGGCGGGATCACTGCCTTCATCACCCTGGTCGCGGTGCTCTACGCCCTCGTCGCCAAGCCGGTCTACGAGTCCAACCTGATGATCCACGTCGAGGAGGAAAGTCCGAACGCATCGAAGAACATCCTGAGCGAGGCCTCCTCCCTGTTCGAAACCAAGAAGGCCGCCATCGCCGAGATGGAGCTGCTGCGCTCGCGCATGGTGGTCTCGCGCGCCGTGGACAACCTCCAGCTCTACATCGACGTCCAGCCGAAATACTTTCCGATCGCCGGGTTCTGGTTCGCCAACCAGAACAACAACGGGCTCTCCGATCCCGGCCTGTTCGGCTACGGCGGCTATGTCTGGGGAGCGGAGAAGGCCGAGGTGTCCGTGTTCGAGGTACCCGAATCCTGGCTGGGCCGCGAATTCAACCTGACCGCACTCGGCAATGGCCGCTACCGCTTTTCCGGCGGCGGCCAGCGCATCGTGTTCGACGGCGCCGTCGGTCTGGGTTACCGGGTGCCGACGCCGGAAGGGATGGTGGAGCTGAAGGTCGACCGCATGGCGGCGAATCCCGGCGCACGCTTCCGCCTCCGCCGCATCTCGCGGGTGGCGATGATCCAGGCAATCCAGAGCGCACTCGTCATCACCGAGCAGGGCAAGCAATCCGGCATCATCGAGGTCAAGCTGCAGGGAGAGAATGCACGCCGTACCCATACCCTGCTGAGCGAGATCGGTCGCGAATACATGCGCCAGAACCTGGCGCGCAAGACCGAGGAAGCGGAAAAGTCGCTGGCCTTCCTGAACCAGCAGCTGCCCATCCTCAAGCGCCAGCTCGAGCAGGCCGAAGACCGCTACAACCAGTTCCGTAATGCGAACGGGACCGTGGACCTGCAGGAAGAGGCACGGATGAGCCTGGCTCAGGCTGCCGCGGCCCGTGCGCGCCGCATCGACCTGATCCAGAAGAAGACCGAATTGCTGTCGCGCTTCACCGAAGACCATCCGGTGGTGGCCGCCATCAACCGCCAGCGCAAGGAAGTCGACGCCGAGATCGAGGAAGTCAATGCACGCATCAAGGCCTTGCCGGTGCTGGAGCAGGACGAAGCGCGCCTGACCCGTGACATCAAGGTCAACACCGACCTCTACACTGCACTGTCGAACACGGCCCAGCAGCTGCGCCTGATTTCCGTCGGACGCGTCAGCAATGTGCGCATGGTCGATGCGCCGGTGCCGCCGGAGAA
This window of the Massilia sp. WG5 genome carries:
- a CDS encoding family 1 glycosylhydrolase — its product is MSPGFIFATGIENSNPTIENGRVRMDELEKCGHYKHWRTDFELVQELGLKVLRYGPPLHRTWLGPNRYDWEFSDLVFNDLRQRNVASIVDLCHFGVPDWIGNFQNPDFPALFADYAGAFARRYPWLQLYTPINEMSICALFSALYGWWNEQMTTDRSFITAMKHLVKANILAMHAILKVRPDALFVQSESTEYFHAESPAAIGPAELYNSRRFLSLDLNYGRRVDSEMYEYMLDNGMTRDEYHFFLNNNLKHHCIMGNDYYQTNEHYVSADGLTRSAGEIFGYAVITHQYYNRYRLPVMHTETNLCQGPRGDEAVQWLRKEWANVLRVRNNGVPLVGFTWFSLTDQVDWDTALRENNGNVNELGLFDLDRKIRPVGIAYKELVRDWMEVLPTQSVCLQVPISMPHEFQRVVPPYTGWPFDDDATLAPRNQERE
- a CDS encoding polysaccharide biosynthesis/export family protein; the protein is MITEKLIAAERQQHHEQANTDLEKLLVPDPPPYAIGSGDVLSIVVWDHPELAGNAMSAGALPPDPSGANAAAPGFVVDHQGRIQFPLIGMVAVDGMTEEQARALLTTKLAKYLANPNLTLRVQAYRSKRVYVDGEVKSPGLQAINDIPMTLVEAINRSGGLLPSADQSRIVLERGKQRYRVNLRDLVQKGINPGLVMLAPGDVVRVHSRDESKVFVSGEVLTPKALTMHDGRLTLNEALGESGGISPLSGDARQVYVVRKNADRTRVFQLDARVAGSLAMAESFELQPKDIVYVAATPLANWNRNLSLLIPGALTSAVSATTRP
- a CDS encoding TonB C-terminal domain-containing protein, giving the protein MSTLTAIPADALRAPSKLAPSNRRLAGGLLVSLLLHALLLSLQFGIPGLRAGSGGPLQVVLAPPPVTLPAAVSAPVSMPAVTPAPPLPGAAIAPPADVAPASKTEPPAPRSDRPQPHRGFSLRDPAPALPAPPAPKPVAPARRVLRRRPRPRVQPPREALHTEVIARQMSEDPGFVLPQPELPALTDAQEAPTEPEDKASPAPQLARQADEERAAAERERELAQQRAAEEEKRVAAQREAEQERADEVARQQLAGQRRADELAQQQAAEQRRNEALARQQQQEQQRAQQLAEQRRAEESARQQLAEQQRTQQVAEQRRVEEQARQELAEKQRAQQLAEQRRTEELARQQLAEQQRAQQLAEQRRVEEQARQQLAEQQRAQQLAEQRQAEERAQQAAARQRAEELVRQQAAQAEAAQRLARQETAPAQPAAGLGGPARADSGAGSDLGARTGTGSGLGASAGSRGLPGRDFGSRARELLRGIDVAKAVPPVMQAAEQARQAVRRALADAARRDVPLRLYLDSVRQKIERNAIVGRMQLSSGAVHTDPVVSIAIRSDGSIEDVTILRSSGRPDIDEVVRRIVNLNARYSAFPPNVAANYDVIELRRIWTFTEVLRLVEEVR
- a CDS encoding polysaccharide biosynthesis tyrosine autokinase encodes the protein MNIHGEPNSLSRVVHPSPIAGIPFDARTVEGSPDEPAFDLKGYFHTLYDNRWLIGGITAFITLVAVLYALVAKPVYESNLMIHVEEESPNASKNILSEASSLFETKKAAIAEMELLRSRMVVSRAVDNLQLYIDVQPKYFPIAGFWFANQNNNGLSDPGLFGYGGYVWGAEKAEVSVFEVPESWLGREFNLTALGNGRYRFSGGGQRIVFDGAVGLGYRVPTPEGMVELKVDRMAANPGARFRLRRISRVAMIQAIQSALVITEQGKQSGIIEVKLQGENARRTHTLLSEIGREYMRQNLARKTEEAEKSLAFLNQQLPILKRQLEQAEDRYNQFRNANGTVDLQEEARMSLAQAAAARARRIDLIQKKTELLSRFTEDHPVVAAINRQRKEVDAEIEEVNARIKALPVLEQDEARLTRDIKVNTDLYTALSNTAQQLRLISVGRVSNVRMVDAPVPPEKPIKPNRPLIVALAVVTGLFLGTLVAFARKAMKGGIDDPQRIERLLRARVVYATIPHSSNQDKLTRKTRDDAEPLPLLANIIPEDAAVESLRSFRAALQFSMPHFKNNVVMFAGPTHGLGKSFVSANFAAVMAAAGKRVLLIDADFRSGRLHRYFGVNPDQGLSKAISGAASATEIIHHNVVENLDFIPTGPLPPNRSEFLLDVNLSALLDTLSADYDLVLIDTPPILAAADALIIGAQAGAVFLLARASVTTEAEITESIKRLNYAGMSPQGVLFNDMTYGIARYSTLHQASPANQLAFTG